The sequence GGGAAATAATGTGGCAAAACTTTTAAGTGTCTGGTAGAAAATGACGTGGGATACGTTAAATTGTAAGTGTTTTTCACGAAAGAGAATCAAATACTTTgtatactttgtttttcttgaaTTAATTGTCAAGTTCTGTTTGCTGTAGTCTAGTAGACCGTCACATAAAAGAGAGCCAGGAACCAGGCAGGAAAGCACAAAATAACGAATGGGTGAAAAACAATTGGGTGAAGGATTCCCTGCTCCAATTTGTTAAATTAATCCCCCAAGTCTCCTGTCACCTGGAGGTGAATGTGGACAGAGCCATTTATGGCCAGGGTCGCTTCAAGTCCTTCACCTTTCAGGAAATGTGGCAGTGGTACAGCCTCCACAAGTGCCTTCAAGCTGACCCTCAAGCTGGAAGTGACCATGAGAGGAAGATGGCCCAGGAGGCTTTCTGCTCTGTGCGTCAGTGGCTGGTGATGAAGGAGGACGACATCAGCACAAAGACCATGAAGCGCTTCAGGTTGTACATCCtcaacaaagagaaaaaagagaaagaggtaGGTTAAGGTGATGTAACTAATAAGCAGAGTGCCTTTTATAAGATAAGATTTAAGACTATActtaatcagaatcaaaatcagCTTCAttgtgctcacacacacacacacacacacacacacacacacacacacacacacacacacacacacacacacacacacacacacacacacaaggacctTTACTTCAGTAAACCGTGCTCTCTATGAACAAAGGTATGACATTACATAtcaacattaaacacaaaacaagcagAGACCAAAATGTACAAGACTAAATAATAGAATAGTGCAGTGGTGAGTAGTGCAAAAGATGCTGAAGTAACTTGGTAATAAAGATGTTTGACATATAGGATGATTTACACAAGGTAGagttttacagtatttacattgAAGGTATGCATAAAttgatcattttgattaaataatatatacagtctatattcatacatacatacatacatacacacactgagCCAGCTCTGACACTGTGACTGTTTAGTGTAACAAACTGTACTTTACAGAAATCTCTCCAGAAAGTGACCCCGGCTGCAGCAACAGCATCGTCACAGACAGTAACACCTCCTGCAGTTACAACTTCCTCCAGCTCCTCAGTCTCCAAAGCTGACGACTCTTGGACAGATGATGCTTTGCTGGTTGAAGCTCTCACCACTTATGAAagtaaatcctttttttattgattgatattttaaaatgatgtaaTTCAAATTGTGTGTAGAATTTCAAATATATTATAAATGAAACTGTAAATCTGTTTGGAAAAACACAacctaaaaaaacatttgaagatggTTGAAGCTCATATTATTGTCATAGTTTTATTTCTGCCTGGATATGGATTAGTGGCTTCATAACCTTGTCCCTCATTTTCTTCCAGCTGCTGTTGAGAAAGAGGCTCAGCCAGACCTTCCACAGACCGCTCAACCAGACCCCTCAGAGACCCCATTTCACCATCACCAGTATGGACATAGTTCATAGATCAATCACACCAAGCCTATCAACATACATGTTTATACGAATACTCTAATCTTTTGAAGGCACCTCTTTCAGCTCCTGGTGGTGAAGTGACAGTTGCAGATTCAGAGCCAAGTGAAGGCACTGTGTCCCCTGCAACACAAGTTGCTCAATCTGAAGTAATACATTACAGTACAATACAATACAGTTTAATGTACCCACAGCTCTGGTTGGTTAATGAAGGATTTGTCTTTGTTAAAACACCAGGTGTGATTTGAGGGCTGCCATAAAATGTGGGAGTCTGACCTCCATGGGCTTCCCAGTGCAGACATCAAGTGGCTGAAAGATGATTCAGAGAAAGGGCTTATCCAGAAGATAATGTCTTACGAGGACACACATGGAAAGGTCAGGAAAAGGATGGTCCTCAAGGATGATAGGATGTGATTTCATCCCCCTGAGAGTCCCGGAGTGGTGGTGGGTGGAGTGCCCTCAGAAGACTGCTTTTTTTCGCAGCCGTTTGTTCTTTTGGAGACCTGTCGGTGTGTGGGGTTACAGCCTTCGCTGTCCCAGGACGGATTGCCCTGCACAAGGTGACAGCAAGGCTTTTCTTTACCGCTGTGGCTATTCCAAAACAGTGAGACATATCTGCGAGATGTCTGGCTGGTACTCTATGCTGACAGAGGTCCTGGCCTGTAATGAATGCCGGAAAGCTGCCAAGGAGTCAGCAACACTTTCTATTGGTCGCTTTTTGGCATGGGATGCAGCCATTCTCAAACAGCCTAGTCCAGCTCATCAAGCCATGTTCCCAGCAGTTTTAACACGGATGTAAGTGtctaatttatttccaaatACTTTGAattcacataaaaacaacaaaacaacatagtTTCACTGACATCACATGATTGTGTGCTGTCATCTCAGGCGCGGGGTGGACAAGCAGATCATTCGGTTAATGAGGGATCGCACTGTGGGCAACACCATGGCCAAGGTCTGGAGGCAGGTCCAGGAGAGCCACTGTGAGGATTACCTGCACAGAAAAGACCTCTACACCACCCTCCTTAGCCAGCTCAACAAACCTGGTGGGATCATAAGTAAGTCATATTAGACATAcaaacaaatgtatatttttcaccTGCTGTCCTTAGTcaggttaaaataaatacaacaggAGGCCATAATGTAACATGAATGTGCGACCTCTGCTGGATCTCTGAAAACACTACAAGTGAGCAGGAGagaataaattaatacttaCTTTAGTGACATACTGCTACAGTTTAGTCTAAAGAAAcaatgtttatatatttgtatgtcTCTGTATCTGTGTGTAATATTAACATCCACCTCTGCCTCCAGGAACACTCAGCCATCAGTTTCAGCGTCCTCCAACAAGAAGGGAACTGCCGTCACCTCAGCTGCTGAGGAAAGCCTTCCTCATTTCTGAAGTAGAGAACATCGAGGACTACCGCACTCAGATCATGTCCACTTTTGGCAAAGTCCTCAAATATGACTCCACCAGGAAGGTAACTTTGACACagtaacatgttttatttaaatgttttagtgtcaggAAAAATCTAATTGAGATTAAGAATCTACTGTACAAGAGTGTCCTGGCCAAGACAGGCAGAAGCAGCACGCTTCAACAAAGTAACAGATTATTATAAAACACAGATCAAAATATCAATGATCACAGAGTAAAAAGTCATTACTCAAAACATCTACAACCTTGTGCATCTTCCTCCTACACCATCaatgtacttttaaaaatgatttaaaagcaGATAAGCCTAGAAACTAATTTTCCCCATTCAAAGACACACTTTGGGGACGGATAgcaataatgcattttttgtctATGACGCAGAGCAAAGACTGTGGCTTACAGCACTTTTTACACCAACAAATTCCGTAAGTATGAGAAAAGCAGTTTAATTTATCCTTATAgatatagaaaaaaatgtctcaatGTGCTTGTAGGAGCTGTAAAGAGTTTGGTTGTTTCTCACCTGTTTATAAATGAGGTTCATGCATGTGAATGGTATTGTGCATGCACTCAGAGTATTCACGCTTCTGCATCATGTTGATTGGGTGTGGCACTGTGGGAGTAGTTTCTATTAGTACGTGCGCTCACCTGGgggtgtttttgtttgcatcaTGCTGGTTGAGTGAGCTTGGGAGAGCTACTTTCTGTTGACTGCATCATCCTGTGATCCATCAAAAATCTGCACTGTCATGAGATATCTGTAAGGCAACCATCTGTGCAATTTTTTGGCGTGCGTGTCATCACCGTTATATCCCTCCTTGCTTAGCCTACCTTGGCGTGGAAAAACTGGCTTTTGGTCCATATGCCACAACAGTGCttcatataatataataataaatactggaatacaaaacaatattgtcattatgaaaataattgtaGAAAAAAGATTATTACAGAAAGATTTTGTTTAATTGTACAAGAAACTCGCTGGCGAGGGAAAGGGCAGAGCGGACTGGTGCACCAACGTGGCCAATGAACTCGGTCAGATCCTCATGTCGGTCCTCACTTGCGAAGAGTCTCTGGACAAAATCAGGCCGATGGCTGACGGTCTCATGGCCAGGTACAAGCGAGCAGGGGAGGCACCTCCTGAGTTGATGTATGTGGACCGCGGCTGCTGTCATGTGCATGGTGTATCGTCCCTGGAGAAGCTCCTCAGAGAGTGGGCCGAGTGTGGAATGATGGTCCGGCTGGACATCTTCCACTGGATCAAAAGGTTTGATGCTGCAATACGGACGGATCACCATGCAAAGTATGCACTCTTTAAGTCTGCCCTCTCTGCTGCGGTCTTCTCATATATTAAAGATGACATGGCATTGTTCATCCAAGCCATACGTGCAGGGCATCCTACAAAGTTTGATCATCTGACTGATGCTCAGGTCATTGACTGGCACGTGGGCAAATATGATCTCATACATTTTGTCAGGAGGATCACAGTTGGAGCCCAAGAGACCTTTGTGCGTGTTGAGCGTGTCATTGACATCCTGAAGGGAGCGGCTGGGATGGACGAGAACCAAGTCCATCTGTTCAAAGATCCATCAGCCATCGACCGGGTCTGGGGGAACCAGCAGAGACACCTGGAATGCATACAGGATCCACCAGGGAGAGACATGTATACCATTGTCAAGTACGTCACACGTAACGATGTGCGCCTGCCATACTACATCACAGTGAGAGGAAGCAACAGCCTGGAGGGCTTTCACTCCTTCCTGCCGAGCATGATTCCTGGGCCTCGTTGTGCCGCCGTCCCCTTCCAGGTCTATCTCCTCAGTTGCAATGCACGCTGGAACTCTGACAGGGACTCAGCGAATGTTAAAGGAAGAAAGGGGAGGAAAAACAGGGTGTATGTGTCTCCTCTGAC is a genomic window of Gouania willdenowi unplaced genomic scaffold, fGouWil2.1 scaffold_94_arrow_ctg1, whole genome shotgun sequence containing:
- the LOC114461120 gene encoding uncharacterized protein LOC114461120 isoform X2 is translated as MESRLFFWRPVGVWGYSLRCPRTDCPAQGDSKAFLYRCGYSKTVRHICEMSGWYSMLTEVLACNECRKAAKESATLSIGRFLAWDAAILKQPSPAHQAMFPAVLTRMRGVDKQIIRLMRDRTVGNTMAKVWRQVQESHCEDYLHRKDLYTTLLSQLNKPGGIIRTLSHQFQRPPTRRELPSPQLLRKAFLISEVENIEDYRTQIMSTFGKVLKYDSTRKSKDCGLQHFLHQQIPYQPIPREVARCLETTLPLTTTDHLHDIRPDDCLIIYNADQRWINQRWTGPFQVQLTTHTAVKVVEWVTWIQADDCRHQLMLTRAERTTKGEPTRPLSGAVQ
- the LOC114461120 gene encoding uncharacterized protein LOC114461120 isoform X1 translates to MERSGKGWSSRMIGCDFIPLRVPEWWWVECPQKTAFFRSRLFFWRPVGVWGYSLRCPRTDCPAQGDSKAFLYRCGYSKTVRHICEMSGWYSMLTEVLACNECRKAAKESATLSIGRFLAWDAAILKQPSPAHQAMFPAVLTRMRGVDKQIIRLMRDRTVGNTMAKVWRQVQESHCEDYLHRKDLYTTLLSQLNKPGGIIRTLSHQFQRPPTRRELPSPQLLRKAFLISEVENIEDYRTQIMSTFGKVLKYDSTRKSKDCGLQHFLHQQIPYQPIPREVARCLETTLPLTTTDHLHDIRPDDCLIIYNADQRWINQRWTGPFQVQLTTHTAVKVVEWVTWIQADDCRHQLMLTRAERTTKGEPTRPLSGAVQ